Proteins encoded together in one Benincasa hispida cultivar B227 chromosome 1, ASM972705v1, whole genome shotgun sequence window:
- the LOC120082070 gene encoding isoleucine--tRNA ligase, chloroplastic/mitochondrial isoform X3 produces MRANSLVREPEIQKIWDDHQVFNRVVERNTGENFILHDGPPYANGDLHMGHALNKILKDIINRYKLLQNYKVRFVPGWDCHGLPIELKVLQSLDKEARKDLTPIKLRDKAAKFAKATVKAQMASFKRYGVWADWNNPYLTLSPEYEAAQIEVFGQMAIQGYIFRGRKPVHWSPSSRTALAEAELEYPEGHTSRSIYAIFRLVKEGPSSGGVLQEFLPNLCLAIWTTTPWTIPANAAVAVNAKLHYAIVELLTPSEDVSSFTGNKKKKPGNILKEEKRPFLVVASDLVPTLEAKWGVKLVVKKKLLGSELENCRYIHPIDKRECQVVIGGDYITTETGTGLVHTAPGHGQEDYATGLKYGLPIISPVDDDGKFTEEAGEFKGLDVLGDGNTAVVKYLDDQFSLILEEAYEHKYPYDWRTKKPTIFRATEQWFASVEGFRQAAMDAIGEVKWIPPQAENRISAMTSSRSDWCISRQRTWGVPIPVFYHTETKEPLMNDDTINHIKSIIAKKGSDAWWYMTVDDLLPDKYRDIASEYEKGTDTMDVWFDSGSSWAAVLGTRDGFSFPADLYLEGTDQHRGWFQSSLLTSIATKGKAPYSSVITHGFVLDEKGLKMSKSLGNVVDPKAVIEGGKNQKEAPGYGADVLRLWVSSVDYTGDVMIGSQVLRQMSDIYRKLRGTLRFLLGNLHDWTEENAVQYQDLPRIDQHALFQLENVINNISESYESYQFFKIFQIIQRFVIVDLSNFYFDVAKDRLYIGGSTSFTRRSCQTVLAGHIVSITRIIAPILPHLAEDVWQNLPFQHTNDDGSVARFVFESRWPSLNKTSLSLPKEEIEFWANILELRTEVNKVLEAARTGKLIGSSLEAKVHLHTPGDDLASKLCEMCESNHDADTLQRIFITSQVEVHRSIENEQIENIPYAGECLIEGSKVRIGVSRAEGSKCERCWNFSLQVGSFPEHPTLCKRCFDVVANRSEPAMAAVS; encoded by the exons ATGAGAGCAAATTCTTTGGTTAGGGAGCCTGAAATTCAGAAGATTTGGGATGACCATCAAGTGTTCAATCGAGTTGTTGAAAGAAATACTGGA GAAAACTTCATTCTTCACGATGGTCCTCCATATGCCAATGGAGATCTTCACATGGGCCATGCTTTGAATAAGATTTTGAAGGATATAATTAACCGTTACAAG cttcttcaaaactATAAAGTTCGTTTTGTGCCTGGTTGGGACTGCCATGGTCTACCAATTGAGTTAAAAG TTCTGCAGTCATTGGATAAAGAAGCCAGGAAAGATCTTACCCCAATTAAGTTGAGAGACAAGGCAGCCAAGTTTGCTAAAGCTACGGTGAAAGCTCAGATGGCATCGTTTAAG CGCTATGGCGTATGGGCAGATTGGAACAATCCATATCTAACTCTCAGTCCAGAATATGAAGCTGCCCAG ATTGAGGTATTTGGTCAAATGGCCATTCAAGGATATATCTTTAGAGGGAGAAAGCCAGTTCACTGGAGCCCCTCATCACGAACTGCTCTTGCAGAGGCTGAATTGGAG TACCCTGAGGGGCATACTTCAAGAAGCATATATGCTATTTTTAGATTGGTGAAGGAAGGTCCATCTTCAGGCGGTGTGTTACAAGAGTTTCTCCCAAACTTGTGCTTGGCCATATGGACTACAACTCCCTGGACTATTCCAGCCAATGCCG CTGTTGCTGTCAATGCCAAGCTTCACTATGCCATAGTTGAATTGCTGACACCATCGGAAGATGTCTCCTCTTTTACtggaaataaaaagaaaaaacctggGAATATTCTGAAAGAGGAGAAAAGGCCTTTCCTTGTAGTAGCATCAGATCTGGTGCCAACTTTGGAAGCAAAATGGGGTGTGAAGCTAGTTGTCAAGAAGAAATTATTGGGTTCAGAACTTGAAAATTGCAG ATACATCCACccaattgataagagggagtgcCAAGTTGTTATTGGAGGAGATTACATTACAACCGAGACAGGAACTGGGTTGGTCCATACGGCTCCTGGACATGGTCAGGAGGATTATGCGACTGGTTTGAAGTATGGACTCCCCATAATATCTCCTGTAGATGATGATGGGAAGTTCACTGAAGAAGCTGGCGAATTCAAAGGGCTTGATGTCCTTGGGGATGGCAATACTGCTGTTGTCAAATATTTGGATGACCAGTTCTCACTTATTTTGGAAGAAGCGTATG AACATAAATATCCATATGATTGGCGAACGAAGAAACCAACAATTTTTAGGGCAACTGAGCAATGGTTTGCATCAGTGGAGGGATTTCGCCAGGCTGCTATGGATGCTATTGGTGAAGTGAAGTGGATACCTCCTCAG GCTGAAAATAGAATCTCTGCAATGACCTCAAGCCGCTCTGATTGGTGCATATCTCGGCAAAGGACATGGGGTGTTCCAATACCAGTCTTTTATCATACAGAAACAAAAGAACCTCTTATGAATGATGACACTATAAACCACATCAAGT CAATAATAGCCAAAAAGGGTAGTGATGCTTGGTGGTATATGACAGTAGACGATCTTCTTCCTGATAAATATCGAGATATTGCATCTGAATATGAAAAGGGGACCGATACAATGGATGTATGGTTTGATTCAG GCTCCTCTTGGGCAGCAGTATTAGGGACAAGAGATGGATTTAGTTTCCCTGCTGATTTGTACCTTGAAGGTACAGATCAGCATCGTGGCTGGTTCCAAAGTTCTTTGTTGACAAGCATTGCCACAAAAG GAAAGGCTCCATATTCCAGTGTCATTACTCACGGATTTGTTTTGGATGAGAAAGGTCTGAAAATGAGCAAATCTTTGGGTAATGTAGTTGACCCTAAGGCTGTGATTGAAGGAGGAAAGAATCAAAAG GAAGCCCCTGGCTATGGAGCAGATGTCCTGCGCCTTTGGGTTTCTAGTGTGGACTACACAGGTGATGTGATGATTGGTTCTCAAGTTCTCCGTCAAATGTCAGATATATATAGGAAACTGCGAGGAACATTAAGGTTCCTTCTAGGAAATCTGCATGATTGGACA GAGGAAAATGCTGTACAATATCAGGATCTTCCAAGAATTGACCAGCATGCTTTGTTTCAGCTTGAAAATGTCATTAATAACATCAGTGAAAGCTATGAAAGCTATCAGTTCTTTAAGATTTTTCag ATCATACAACGGTTTGTAATTGTCGATCTATCAAATTTCTACTTTGATGTTGCTAAAGATCGGTTGTATATTGG GGGATCCACGAGTTTTACTAGGAGAAGTTGTCAGACAGTTCTAGCAGGGCATATCGTTTCCATAACAAGAATAATTGCTCCAATATTGCCTCATTTGGCTGAGGATGTGTGGCAGAATCTACCCTTCCAACATACAAACGATGATGGTTCTGTTGCCAGATTTGTCTTCGAATCAAGGTGGCCAAGCTTAAATAAGACTAGTCTCTCTCTTCCCAAAGAAGAAATTGAATTCTGGGCAAATATTCTCGAG CTAAGAACCGAGGTGAATAAAGTCTTGGAGGCTGCTCGAACTGGAAAGTTGATTGGTTCAAGCTTAGAGGCAAAAGTCCATCTCCATACCCCAGGAGATGATCTGGCTTCTAAGTTATGTGAAATGTGTGAATCCAACCATGATGCAGACACTTTGCAAAGAATATTTATTACATCTCAG
- the LOC120082070 gene encoding isoleucine--tRNA ligase, chloroplastic/mitochondrial isoform X1, which translates to MEANMPLYASFAAGSSALKCKEATKSFIQTSSYTVLSQGISSTLRRSYISSFRFRGSSSAKVFTFLSVTHYSTYLNDEFLPSSKRRSRGPVMAAKKASKETNEGDGKYKHTVDLPKTTFGMRANSLVREPEIQKIWDDHQVFNRVVERNTGENFILHDGPPYANGDLHMGHALNKILKDIINRYKLLQNYKVRFVPGWDCHGLPIELKVLQSLDKEARKDLTPIKLRDKAAKFAKATVKAQMASFKRYGVWADWNNPYLTLSPEYEAAQIEVFGQMAIQGYIFRGRKPVHWSPSSRTALAEAELEYPEGHTSRSIYAIFRLVKEGPSSGGVLQEFLPNLCLAIWTTTPWTIPANAAVAVNAKLHYAIVELLTPSEDVSSFTGNKKKKPGNILKEEKRPFLVVASDLVPTLEAKWGVKLVVKKKLLGSELENCRYIHPIDKRECQVVIGGDYITTETGTGLVHTAPGHGQEDYATGLKYGLPIISPVDDDGKFTEEAGEFKGLDVLGDGNTAVVKYLDDQFSLILEEAYEHKYPYDWRTKKPTIFRATEQWFASVEGFRQAAMDAIGEVKWIPPQAENRISAMTSSRSDWCISRQRTWGVPIPVFYHTETKEPLMNDDTINHIKSIIAKKGSDAWWYMTVDDLLPDKYRDIASEYEKGTDTMDVWFDSGSSWAAVLGTRDGFSFPADLYLEGTDQHRGWFQSSLLTSIATKGKAPYSSVITHGFVLDEKGLKMSKSLGNVVDPKAVIEGGKNQKEAPGYGADVLRLWVSSVDYTGDVMIGSQVLRQMSDIYRKLRGTLRFLLGNLHDWTEENAVQYQDLPRIDQHALFQLENVINNISESYESYQFFKIFQIIQRFVIVDLSNFYFDVAKDRLYIGGSTSFTRRSCQTVLAGHIVSITRIIAPILPHLAEDVWQNLPFQHTNDDGSVARFVFESRWPSLNKTSLSLPKEEIEFWANILELRTEVNKVLEAARTGKLIGSSLEAKVHLHTPGDDLASKLCEMCESNHDADTLQRIFITSQVEVHRSIENEQIENIPYAGECLIEGSKVRIGVSRAEGSKCERCWNFSLQVGSFPEHPTLCKRCFDVVANRSEPAMAAVS; encoded by the exons ATGGAGGCCAATATGCCGCTGTATGCCTCGTTTGCCGCCGGCTCTTCTGCATTGAAGTGCAAAGAAGCCACCAAATCTTTCATTCAAACCTCTTCTTATACA GTATTATCACAAGGAATTTCTTCAACACTTAGGAGAAGTTATATTTCTTCGTTTCGTTTTAGAGGGAGCTCTTCGGCAAAAGTATTTACTTTCTTGAGCGTCACACATTACTCTACTTATTTAAATGATGAATTCCTACCTTCCTCAAAGAGAAGGTCTAGAGGGCCCGTTATGGCAGCAAAAAAAGCATCTAAAG AGACAAATGAAGGAGATGGAAAATACAAGCATACTGTTGATCTGCCAAAGACTACATTTGGCATGAGAGCAAATTCTTTGGTTAGGGAGCCTGAAATTCAGAAGATTTGGGATGACCATCAAGTGTTCAATCGAGTTGTTGAAAGAAATACTGGA GAAAACTTCATTCTTCACGATGGTCCTCCATATGCCAATGGAGATCTTCACATGGGCCATGCTTTGAATAAGATTTTGAAGGATATAATTAACCGTTACAAG cttcttcaaaactATAAAGTTCGTTTTGTGCCTGGTTGGGACTGCCATGGTCTACCAATTGAGTTAAAAG TTCTGCAGTCATTGGATAAAGAAGCCAGGAAAGATCTTACCCCAATTAAGTTGAGAGACAAGGCAGCCAAGTTTGCTAAAGCTACGGTGAAAGCTCAGATGGCATCGTTTAAG CGCTATGGCGTATGGGCAGATTGGAACAATCCATATCTAACTCTCAGTCCAGAATATGAAGCTGCCCAG ATTGAGGTATTTGGTCAAATGGCCATTCAAGGATATATCTTTAGAGGGAGAAAGCCAGTTCACTGGAGCCCCTCATCACGAACTGCTCTTGCAGAGGCTGAATTGGAG TACCCTGAGGGGCATACTTCAAGAAGCATATATGCTATTTTTAGATTGGTGAAGGAAGGTCCATCTTCAGGCGGTGTGTTACAAGAGTTTCTCCCAAACTTGTGCTTGGCCATATGGACTACAACTCCCTGGACTATTCCAGCCAATGCCG CTGTTGCTGTCAATGCCAAGCTTCACTATGCCATAGTTGAATTGCTGACACCATCGGAAGATGTCTCCTCTTTTACtggaaataaaaagaaaaaacctggGAATATTCTGAAAGAGGAGAAAAGGCCTTTCCTTGTAGTAGCATCAGATCTGGTGCCAACTTTGGAAGCAAAATGGGGTGTGAAGCTAGTTGTCAAGAAGAAATTATTGGGTTCAGAACTTGAAAATTGCAG ATACATCCACccaattgataagagggagtgcCAAGTTGTTATTGGAGGAGATTACATTACAACCGAGACAGGAACTGGGTTGGTCCATACGGCTCCTGGACATGGTCAGGAGGATTATGCGACTGGTTTGAAGTATGGACTCCCCATAATATCTCCTGTAGATGATGATGGGAAGTTCACTGAAGAAGCTGGCGAATTCAAAGGGCTTGATGTCCTTGGGGATGGCAATACTGCTGTTGTCAAATATTTGGATGACCAGTTCTCACTTATTTTGGAAGAAGCGTATG AACATAAATATCCATATGATTGGCGAACGAAGAAACCAACAATTTTTAGGGCAACTGAGCAATGGTTTGCATCAGTGGAGGGATTTCGCCAGGCTGCTATGGATGCTATTGGTGAAGTGAAGTGGATACCTCCTCAG GCTGAAAATAGAATCTCTGCAATGACCTCAAGCCGCTCTGATTGGTGCATATCTCGGCAAAGGACATGGGGTGTTCCAATACCAGTCTTTTATCATACAGAAACAAAAGAACCTCTTATGAATGATGACACTATAAACCACATCAAGT CAATAATAGCCAAAAAGGGTAGTGATGCTTGGTGGTATATGACAGTAGACGATCTTCTTCCTGATAAATATCGAGATATTGCATCTGAATATGAAAAGGGGACCGATACAATGGATGTATGGTTTGATTCAG GCTCCTCTTGGGCAGCAGTATTAGGGACAAGAGATGGATTTAGTTTCCCTGCTGATTTGTACCTTGAAGGTACAGATCAGCATCGTGGCTGGTTCCAAAGTTCTTTGTTGACAAGCATTGCCACAAAAG GAAAGGCTCCATATTCCAGTGTCATTACTCACGGATTTGTTTTGGATGAGAAAGGTCTGAAAATGAGCAAATCTTTGGGTAATGTAGTTGACCCTAAGGCTGTGATTGAAGGAGGAAAGAATCAAAAG GAAGCCCCTGGCTATGGAGCAGATGTCCTGCGCCTTTGGGTTTCTAGTGTGGACTACACAGGTGATGTGATGATTGGTTCTCAAGTTCTCCGTCAAATGTCAGATATATATAGGAAACTGCGAGGAACATTAAGGTTCCTTCTAGGAAATCTGCATGATTGGACA GAGGAAAATGCTGTACAATATCAGGATCTTCCAAGAATTGACCAGCATGCTTTGTTTCAGCTTGAAAATGTCATTAATAACATCAGTGAAAGCTATGAAAGCTATCAGTTCTTTAAGATTTTTCag ATCATACAACGGTTTGTAATTGTCGATCTATCAAATTTCTACTTTGATGTTGCTAAAGATCGGTTGTATATTGG GGGATCCACGAGTTTTACTAGGAGAAGTTGTCAGACAGTTCTAGCAGGGCATATCGTTTCCATAACAAGAATAATTGCTCCAATATTGCCTCATTTGGCTGAGGATGTGTGGCAGAATCTACCCTTCCAACATACAAACGATGATGGTTCTGTTGCCAGATTTGTCTTCGAATCAAGGTGGCCAAGCTTAAATAAGACTAGTCTCTCTCTTCCCAAAGAAGAAATTGAATTCTGGGCAAATATTCTCGAG CTAAGAACCGAGGTGAATAAAGTCTTGGAGGCTGCTCGAACTGGAAAGTTGATTGGTTCAAGCTTAGAGGCAAAAGTCCATCTCCATACCCCAGGAGATGATCTGGCTTCTAAGTTATGTGAAATGTGTGAATCCAACCATGATGCAGACACTTTGCAAAGAATATTTATTACATCTCAG
- the LOC120076190 gene encoding uncharacterized protein LOC120076190: MTHFFSSSPSQIFPSFSHFSHFSSPFSLPLPIFPSFYTLPPIFSIFPILFFPSHFSPISPFSVFPPTPYPPSPIFLSFFPHFSSAFSTAPLINYPPPPSPRRQHLRLIRREAQSTSDLYIKHQRKFPDWFKSQVLQRREREDISFFSLAMGSSSEVHSYNGCIVNGVRFHTVERDNCRATQNSGVLVAGEISENTSVDNNFYGVVDEVLDFQYANRRRIFLLKCR; this comes from the exons ATGACGCATT TTTTTTCTTCCTCTCCCTCTCAAATTTTTCCCTCCTTCtcccatttttctcatttttcttcacCATTCTCCCTCCCTCTCCCCATTTTCCCATCCTTTTACACCTTACCTcccattttctccatttttcccATCCTATTTTTTCCAtcccatttttctcccatttcTCCCTTTAGTGTTTTTCCACCAACTCCTTAccctccctctcccatttttctctcattttttccccatttttccTCCGCCTTTTCCACCGCTCCCCTAATCAACTACCCGCCGCCGCCATCTCCTCGCCG GCAACATTTGAGGTTAATTCGACGTGAAGCTCAAAGCACctctgacttatatataaaacatcaacGCAAATTTCCTGATTGGTTCAAATCTCAG gttCTACAACGACGCGAGAGAGAAGATATCTCAttcttttcacttgcaatgggaTCTTCGTCTGAGGTGCATtcttacaatggatgcattgttaatggggtACGGTTTCACACTGTAGAGCGTGATAATTGCcgagctacacaaaatagtggagtcctaGTGGCCGGGGAGATCAGTGAGAACACAAGtgtggataacaatttctacGGTGTTGTAGATGAAgtattagatttccaatatgCGAACAGAAGACGCATTTTCTTGTTGAAGTGTAGATAG
- the LOC120082070 gene encoding isoleucine--tRNA ligase, chloroplastic/mitochondrial isoform X2, whose product MIVWVCLETNEGDGKYKHTVDLPKTTFGMRANSLVREPEIQKIWDDHQVFNRVVERNTGENFILHDGPPYANGDLHMGHALNKILKDIINRYKLLQNYKVRFVPGWDCHGLPIELKVLQSLDKEARKDLTPIKLRDKAAKFAKATVKAQMASFKRYGVWADWNNPYLTLSPEYEAAQIEVFGQMAIQGYIFRGRKPVHWSPSSRTALAEAELEYPEGHTSRSIYAIFRLVKEGPSSGGVLQEFLPNLCLAIWTTTPWTIPANAAVAVNAKLHYAIVELLTPSEDVSSFTGNKKKKPGNILKEEKRPFLVVASDLVPTLEAKWGVKLVVKKKLLGSELENCRYIHPIDKRECQVVIGGDYITTETGTGLVHTAPGHGQEDYATGLKYGLPIISPVDDDGKFTEEAGEFKGLDVLGDGNTAVVKYLDDQFSLILEEAYEHKYPYDWRTKKPTIFRATEQWFASVEGFRQAAMDAIGEVKWIPPQAENRISAMTSSRSDWCISRQRTWGVPIPVFYHTETKEPLMNDDTINHIKSIIAKKGSDAWWYMTVDDLLPDKYRDIASEYEKGTDTMDVWFDSGSSWAAVLGTRDGFSFPADLYLEGTDQHRGWFQSSLLTSIATKGKAPYSSVITHGFVLDEKGLKMSKSLGNVVDPKAVIEGGKNQKEAPGYGADVLRLWVSSVDYTGDVMIGSQVLRQMSDIYRKLRGTLRFLLGNLHDWTEENAVQYQDLPRIDQHALFQLENVINNISESYESYQFFKIFQIIQRFVIVDLSNFYFDVAKDRLYIGGSTSFTRRSCQTVLAGHIVSITRIIAPILPHLAEDVWQNLPFQHTNDDGSVARFVFESRWPSLNKTSLSLPKEEIEFWANILELRTEVNKVLEAARTGKLIGSSLEAKVHLHTPGDDLASKLCEMCESNHDADTLQRIFITSQVEVHRSIENEQIENIPYAGECLIEGSKVRIGVSRAEGSKCERCWNFSLQVGSFPEHPTLCKRCFDVVANRSEPAMAAVS is encoded by the exons AT GATTGTTTGGGTTTGTTTAGAGACAAATGAAGGAGATGGAAAATACAAGCATACTGTTGATCTGCCAAAGACTACATTTGGCATGAGAGCAAATTCTTTGGTTAGGGAGCCTGAAATTCAGAAGATTTGGGATGACCATCAAGTGTTCAATCGAGTTGTTGAAAGAAATACTGGA GAAAACTTCATTCTTCACGATGGTCCTCCATATGCCAATGGAGATCTTCACATGGGCCATGCTTTGAATAAGATTTTGAAGGATATAATTAACCGTTACAAG cttcttcaaaactATAAAGTTCGTTTTGTGCCTGGTTGGGACTGCCATGGTCTACCAATTGAGTTAAAAG TTCTGCAGTCATTGGATAAAGAAGCCAGGAAAGATCTTACCCCAATTAAGTTGAGAGACAAGGCAGCCAAGTTTGCTAAAGCTACGGTGAAAGCTCAGATGGCATCGTTTAAG CGCTATGGCGTATGGGCAGATTGGAACAATCCATATCTAACTCTCAGTCCAGAATATGAAGCTGCCCAG ATTGAGGTATTTGGTCAAATGGCCATTCAAGGATATATCTTTAGAGGGAGAAAGCCAGTTCACTGGAGCCCCTCATCACGAACTGCTCTTGCAGAGGCTGAATTGGAG TACCCTGAGGGGCATACTTCAAGAAGCATATATGCTATTTTTAGATTGGTGAAGGAAGGTCCATCTTCAGGCGGTGTGTTACAAGAGTTTCTCCCAAACTTGTGCTTGGCCATATGGACTACAACTCCCTGGACTATTCCAGCCAATGCCG CTGTTGCTGTCAATGCCAAGCTTCACTATGCCATAGTTGAATTGCTGACACCATCGGAAGATGTCTCCTCTTTTACtggaaataaaaagaaaaaacctggGAATATTCTGAAAGAGGAGAAAAGGCCTTTCCTTGTAGTAGCATCAGATCTGGTGCCAACTTTGGAAGCAAAATGGGGTGTGAAGCTAGTTGTCAAGAAGAAATTATTGGGTTCAGAACTTGAAAATTGCAG ATACATCCACccaattgataagagggagtgcCAAGTTGTTATTGGAGGAGATTACATTACAACCGAGACAGGAACTGGGTTGGTCCATACGGCTCCTGGACATGGTCAGGAGGATTATGCGACTGGTTTGAAGTATGGACTCCCCATAATATCTCCTGTAGATGATGATGGGAAGTTCACTGAAGAAGCTGGCGAATTCAAAGGGCTTGATGTCCTTGGGGATGGCAATACTGCTGTTGTCAAATATTTGGATGACCAGTTCTCACTTATTTTGGAAGAAGCGTATG AACATAAATATCCATATGATTGGCGAACGAAGAAACCAACAATTTTTAGGGCAACTGAGCAATGGTTTGCATCAGTGGAGGGATTTCGCCAGGCTGCTATGGATGCTATTGGTGAAGTGAAGTGGATACCTCCTCAG GCTGAAAATAGAATCTCTGCAATGACCTCAAGCCGCTCTGATTGGTGCATATCTCGGCAAAGGACATGGGGTGTTCCAATACCAGTCTTTTATCATACAGAAACAAAAGAACCTCTTATGAATGATGACACTATAAACCACATCAAGT CAATAATAGCCAAAAAGGGTAGTGATGCTTGGTGGTATATGACAGTAGACGATCTTCTTCCTGATAAATATCGAGATATTGCATCTGAATATGAAAAGGGGACCGATACAATGGATGTATGGTTTGATTCAG GCTCCTCTTGGGCAGCAGTATTAGGGACAAGAGATGGATTTAGTTTCCCTGCTGATTTGTACCTTGAAGGTACAGATCAGCATCGTGGCTGGTTCCAAAGTTCTTTGTTGACAAGCATTGCCACAAAAG GAAAGGCTCCATATTCCAGTGTCATTACTCACGGATTTGTTTTGGATGAGAAAGGTCTGAAAATGAGCAAATCTTTGGGTAATGTAGTTGACCCTAAGGCTGTGATTGAAGGAGGAAAGAATCAAAAG GAAGCCCCTGGCTATGGAGCAGATGTCCTGCGCCTTTGGGTTTCTAGTGTGGACTACACAGGTGATGTGATGATTGGTTCTCAAGTTCTCCGTCAAATGTCAGATATATATAGGAAACTGCGAGGAACATTAAGGTTCCTTCTAGGAAATCTGCATGATTGGACA GAGGAAAATGCTGTACAATATCAGGATCTTCCAAGAATTGACCAGCATGCTTTGTTTCAGCTTGAAAATGTCATTAATAACATCAGTGAAAGCTATGAAAGCTATCAGTTCTTTAAGATTTTTCag ATCATACAACGGTTTGTAATTGTCGATCTATCAAATTTCTACTTTGATGTTGCTAAAGATCGGTTGTATATTGG GGGATCCACGAGTTTTACTAGGAGAAGTTGTCAGACAGTTCTAGCAGGGCATATCGTTTCCATAACAAGAATAATTGCTCCAATATTGCCTCATTTGGCTGAGGATGTGTGGCAGAATCTACCCTTCCAACATACAAACGATGATGGTTCTGTTGCCAGATTTGTCTTCGAATCAAGGTGGCCAAGCTTAAATAAGACTAGTCTCTCTCTTCCCAAAGAAGAAATTGAATTCTGGGCAAATATTCTCGAG CTAAGAACCGAGGTGAATAAAGTCTTGGAGGCTGCTCGAACTGGAAAGTTGATTGGTTCAAGCTTAGAGGCAAAAGTCCATCTCCATACCCCAGGAGATGATCTGGCTTCTAAGTTATGTGAAATGTGTGAATCCAACCATGATGCAGACACTTTGCAAAGAATATTTATTACATCTCAG
- the LOC120085119 gene encoding uncharacterized protein LOC120085119, whose amino-acid sequence MAMALRPIDNALPVTPERPKKQAKVAVPIQKRNDENQAPLPLSADATIDYVSSENLKPLTDPDSNNFIEGLDSKDWVKVCESLNNARRLAIFHSDLLLPSLEKVMVVLMKSMKNPRSALIKTSIMASADIFNAFGDRLLDTSTSNAFDQLLLQLLLKASQDKKFVCEEADKALKALVQSMTPLPLLQKLRPYVSHSNLRVRAKAAIPISNCVSKMGLDEMNQYGIVPLLQMASDLLNDRLPEAREAARNIVMGMFKALTENEEDKQEAWQSFCQTNLSPVHAQSLLKVVTSFQ is encoded by the exons ATGGCTATGGCTCTCAGACCCATCGACAATGCTCTCCCGGTTACCCCAGAAAGACCGAAGAAACAAGCCAAAGTAGCGGTTCCAATCCAGAAGCGAAACGATGAGAATCAGGCTCCGCTTCCTCTTTCTGCAGACGCCACCATCGATTATGTTTCTTCTGAGAATCTTAAGCCCTTGACGGACCCTGATTCTAAT AATTTCATTGAAGGGTTAGATTCGAAGGATTGGGTGAAGGTCTGTGAGTCGCTCAATAATGCCAGGCGTCTCGCGATTTTTCATTCAGACCTTTTGCTCCCCTCATT AGAGAAAGTTATGGTGGTGCTGATGAAGTCAATGAAAAACCCTAGAAGTGCCCTAATCAAAACCTCAATCATGGCTTCGGCTGACATTTTTAACGCGTTTGGTGATCGATTACTCGACACATCCACTAGCAATGCATTTGATCAATTG CTGCTCCAATTACTACTCAAAGCTTCTCAAGACAAGAAGTTTGTATGTGAAGAAGCAGATAAGGCACTCAAAGCTCTAGTGCAATCCATGACTCCTCTGCCTCTGCTTCAGAAACTTCGTCCATATGTTTCCCATTCCAACCTTAGAGTCAGAGCCAAAGCCGCCATTCCAATCTCTAATTGTGTCTCTAAAATG gGTCTGGATGAAATGAACCAATATGGGATTGTTCCATTGCTTCAAATGGCTTCAGATTTGTTAAACGATAGGCTACCTGAGGCAAGGGAAGCTGCTAGGAATATTGTGATGGGAATGTTCAAAGCACTCACAGAGAACGAGGAAGATAAACAGGAGGCATGGCAAAGCTTTTGCCAAACTAATCTGTCACCAGTTCATGCTCAATCCCTCCTCAAAGTTGTTACCTCCTTTCAATAG